The following are from one region of the Salvia hispanica cultivar TCC Black 2014 chromosome 1, UniMelb_Shisp_WGS_1.0, whole genome shotgun sequence genome:
- the LOC125211724 gene encoding B3 domain-containing transcription factor ABI3-like isoform X2, translated as MVKVAAAEQDLHFSCAGDEAEEVGGGGGVENANPIGFEEDRIDDKEMWLDRDQDGLFGVNEASIFYDDFPSLPEFPCTSSCSSSSSSSSSMQPEPEPEPKPVTGSSSPSSATSWVDEDGIARICFQDQVKMDACLGNVDCIDVMENLEYMDLIECNELWDPSSVYSPQEDQQAVAQPPEEDSCGLSFLQGNSELAMIFFEWLKQNKDHISAEDMRSIKLKRSTVESASKRLGTTKEGKKQLLKLILDWVEQYQLHKKAQSPSHPNPSFIYNPHPNTTQWMQPEVDPMHGVVNGIPCQYPQVIEQAPSWSLSQSLYGNPYVMHGSNGERSMRLGSSATREARKMRMARQQRSLYSHQSHRLNQLQNRLNDPRLGDDGASPGDLGYWSLDASSRMAAATQPNSNRQPQRQAAAAVSASNRQQQQGWKTEKNLKCLLQKVLKQSDVGNLGRIVLPKKEAESHLPELETRDGISIAMEDIGTSRVWNMRYRMYLLENTGDFVRVNELQEGDFIVIYSDTKCGKYMIRGVKVQQPGGKLEAKKPARRNIRSLSSLAGNSSSLAPIRQTVR; from the exons ATGGTCAAAGTTGCAGCGGCGGAGCAAGATCTGCATTTCAGTTGTGCAGGTGACGAAGCTGAGGAGGTgggcggcggtggcggtgtTGAAAATGCAAACCCTATTGGTTTCGAGGAAGACCGAATTGATGACAAAGAAATGTGGCTTGATAGAGATCAAGACGGCCTTTTTGGTGTCAATGAAGCTTCAATTTTCTACGATGACTTCCCCTCACTGCCGGAATTCCCTTGCACGTCCTCCtgttcctcctcctcctcctcctcctcctccatgCAGCCGGAGCCGGAGCCGGAGCCGAAGCCAGTTACAG GAAGCTCCTCCCCCTCCTCGGCAACCTCTTGGGTGGATGAAGACGGTATTGCCAGGATATGTTTCCAGGATCAGGTGAAAATGGACGCTTGCCTGGGTAACGTGGATTGCATCGATGTGATGGAGAACTTGGAGTACATGGATCTGATCGAATGTAACGAGCTCTGGGACCCCTCGTCCGTTTACAGCCCTCAAGAAGATCAACAGGCGGTGGCGCAGCCACCTGAGGAAGATAGCTGCGGTTTGAGCTTCCTGCAAGGGAACAGCGAACTGGCGATGATCTTCTTCGAATGGCTGAAACAAAACAAGGATCACATCTCTGCAGAGGATATGAGAAGCATCAAACTGAAGCGCTCCACCGTTGAAAGCGCTTCCAAGCGTTTAGGAACCACTAAAGAAGGTAAGAAACAGCTTCTTAAACTCATCCTCGACTGGGTTGAGCAGTACCAACTGCACAAGAAGGCCCAATCTCCTTCCCATCCCAACCCCAGTTTCATCTACAATCCTCATCCAAACACAACCCAATGGATGCAGCCGGAGGTGGACCCAATGCACGGGGTTGTCAATGGAATCCCATGCCAATATCCTCAGGTAATCGAGCAAGCTCCGTCATGGTCGCTCTCGCAGAGTTTGTACGGTAATCCCTATGTGATGCACGGTTCAAATGGGGAAAGGTCGATGAGACTCGGCTCTTCTGCAACTAGAGAGGCCAGGAAGATGAGAATGGCCCGCCAACAGCGCTCCTTGTATTCACACCAAAGCCATCGCTTGAATCAACTGCAAAACCGACTGAATGATCCTCGCCTTGGTGATGACGGTGCTTCTCCGGGGGATTTGGGGTACTGGTCTTTGGATGCCTCTTCCCGGATGGCCGCAGCAACGCAACCTAATTCCAACAGGCAACCGCAGCGGCAGGCAGCAGCAGCTGTCTCTGCTTCTAATAGGCAGCAACAACAG GGTTGGAAGACTGAAAAGAACTTGAAGTGTTTGCTGCAGAAAGTGTTGAAGCAAAGTGATGTTGGCAACTTGGGAAGAATTGTGTTGCCAAAA AAAGAGGCTGAAAGCCATCTCCCAGAACTGGAAACAAGAGATGGGATTTCCATTGCCATGGAAGATATTGGAACTTCTCGTGTTTGGAATATGCGATATAG AATGTACCTTCTTGAGAACACAG GGGATTTTGTGAGGGTCAATGAACTTCAAGAAGGAGATTTCATTGTCATCTACTCGGATACGAAATGTGGCAAATAT ATGATACGAGGAGTGAAAGTGCAACAGCCGGGTGGAAAATTGGAGGCCAAGAAGCCGGCAAGGAGAAACATACGCAGCTTATCCTCGCTTGCTGGTAACAGCTCCTCACTTGCACCAATCAGACAAACGGTAAGATGA
- the LOC125211724 gene encoding B3 domain-containing transcription factor ABI3-like isoform X3 — translation MVKVAAAEQDLHFSCAGDEAEEVGGGGGVENANPIGFEEDRIDDKEMWLDRDQDGLFGVNEASIFYDDFPSLPEFPCTSSCSSSSSSSSSMQPEPEPEPKPVTDGIARICFQDQVKMDACLGNVDCIDVMENLEYMDLIECNELWDPSSVYSPQEDQQAVAQPPEEDSCGLSFLQGNSELAMIFFEWLKQNKDHISAEDMRSIKLKRSTVESASKRLGTTKEGKKQLLKLILDWVEQYQLHKKAQSPSHPNPSFIYNPHPNTTQWMQPEVDPMHGVVNGIPCQYPQVIEQAPSWSLSQSLYGNPYVMHGSNGERSMRLGSSATREARKMRMARQQRSLYSHQSHRLNQLQNRLNDPRLGDDGASPGDLGYWSLDASSRMAAATQPNSNRQPQRQAAAAVSASNRQQQQGWKTEKNLKCLLQKVLKQSDVGNLGRIVLPKKEAESHLPELETRDGISIAMEDIGTSRVWNMRYRFWSNNKSRMYLLENTGDFVRVNELQEGDFIVIYSDTKCGKYMIRGVKVQQPGGKLEAKKPARRNIRSLSSLAGNSSSLAPIRQTVR, via the exons ATGGTCAAAGTTGCAGCGGCGGAGCAAGATCTGCATTTCAGTTGTGCAGGTGACGAAGCTGAGGAGGTgggcggcggtggcggtgtTGAAAATGCAAACCCTATTGGTTTCGAGGAAGACCGAATTGATGACAAAGAAATGTGGCTTGATAGAGATCAAGACGGCCTTTTTGGTGTCAATGAAGCTTCAATTTTCTACGATGACTTCCCCTCACTGCCGGAATTCCCTTGCACGTCCTCCtgttcctcctcctcctcctcctcctcctccatgCAGCCGGAGCCGGAGCCGGAGCCGAAGCCAGTTACAG ACGGTATTGCCAGGATATGTTTCCAGGATCAGGTGAAAATGGACGCTTGCCTGGGTAACGTGGATTGCATCGATGTGATGGAGAACTTGGAGTACATGGATCTGATCGAATGTAACGAGCTCTGGGACCCCTCGTCCGTTTACAGCCCTCAAGAAGATCAACAGGCGGTGGCGCAGCCACCTGAGGAAGATAGCTGCGGTTTGAGCTTCCTGCAAGGGAACAGCGAACTGGCGATGATCTTCTTCGAATGGCTGAAACAAAACAAGGATCACATCTCTGCAGAGGATATGAGAAGCATCAAACTGAAGCGCTCCACCGTTGAAAGCGCTTCCAAGCGTTTAGGAACCACTAAAGAAGGTAAGAAACAGCTTCTTAAACTCATCCTCGACTGGGTTGAGCAGTACCAACTGCACAAGAAGGCCCAATCTCCTTCCCATCCCAACCCCAGTTTCATCTACAATCCTCATCCAAACACAACCCAATGGATGCAGCCGGAGGTGGACCCAATGCACGGGGTTGTCAATGGAATCCCATGCCAATATCCTCAGGTAATCGAGCAAGCTCCGTCATGGTCGCTCTCGCAGAGTTTGTACGGTAATCCCTATGTGATGCACGGTTCAAATGGGGAAAGGTCGATGAGACTCGGCTCTTCTGCAACTAGAGAGGCCAGGAAGATGAGAATGGCCCGCCAACAGCGCTCCTTGTATTCACACCAAAGCCATCGCTTGAATCAACTGCAAAACCGACTGAATGATCCTCGCCTTGGTGATGACGGTGCTTCTCCGGGGGATTTGGGGTACTGGTCTTTGGATGCCTCTTCCCGGATGGCCGCAGCAACGCAACCTAATTCCAACAGGCAACCGCAGCGGCAGGCAGCAGCAGCTGTCTCTGCTTCTAATAGGCAGCAACAACAG GGTTGGAAGACTGAAAAGAACTTGAAGTGTTTGCTGCAGAAAGTGTTGAAGCAAAGTGATGTTGGCAACTTGGGAAGAATTGTGTTGCCAAAA AAAGAGGCTGAAAGCCATCTCCCAGAACTGGAAACAAGAGATGGGATTTCCATTGCCATGGAAGATATTGGAACTTCTCGTGTTTGGAATATGCGATATAG GTTTTGGTCTAATAACAAAAGCAGAATGTACCTTCTTGAGAACACAG GGGATTTTGTGAGGGTCAATGAACTTCAAGAAGGAGATTTCATTGTCATCTACTCGGATACGAAATGTGGCAAATAT ATGATACGAGGAGTGAAAGTGCAACAGCCGGGTGGAAAATTGGAGGCCAAGAAGCCGGCAAGGAGAAACATACGCAGCTTATCCTCGCTTGCTGGTAACAGCTCCTCACTTGCACCAATCAGACAAACGGTAAGATGA
- the LOC125211724 gene encoding B3 domain-containing transcription factor ABI3-like isoform X1, with product MVKVAAAEQDLHFSCAGDEAEEVGGGGGVENANPIGFEEDRIDDKEMWLDRDQDGLFGVNEASIFYDDFPSLPEFPCTSSCSSSSSSSSSMQPEPEPEPKPVTGSSSPSSATSWVDEDGIARICFQDQVKMDACLGNVDCIDVMENLEYMDLIECNELWDPSSVYSPQEDQQAVAQPPEEDSCGLSFLQGNSELAMIFFEWLKQNKDHISAEDMRSIKLKRSTVESASKRLGTTKEGKKQLLKLILDWVEQYQLHKKAQSPSHPNPSFIYNPHPNTTQWMQPEVDPMHGVVNGIPCQYPQVIEQAPSWSLSQSLYGNPYVMHGSNGERSMRLGSSATREARKMRMARQQRSLYSHQSHRLNQLQNRLNDPRLGDDGASPGDLGYWSLDASSRMAAATQPNSNRQPQRQAAAAVSASNRQQQQGWKTEKNLKCLLQKVLKQSDVGNLGRIVLPKKEAESHLPELETRDGISIAMEDIGTSRVWNMRYRFWSNNKSRMYLLENTGDFVRVNELQEGDFIVIYSDTKCGKYMIRGVKVQQPGGKLEAKKPARRNIRSLSSLAGNSSSLAPIRQTVR from the exons ATGGTCAAAGTTGCAGCGGCGGAGCAAGATCTGCATTTCAGTTGTGCAGGTGACGAAGCTGAGGAGGTgggcggcggtggcggtgtTGAAAATGCAAACCCTATTGGTTTCGAGGAAGACCGAATTGATGACAAAGAAATGTGGCTTGATAGAGATCAAGACGGCCTTTTTGGTGTCAATGAAGCTTCAATTTTCTACGATGACTTCCCCTCACTGCCGGAATTCCCTTGCACGTCCTCCtgttcctcctcctcctcctcctcctcctccatgCAGCCGGAGCCGGAGCCGGAGCCGAAGCCAGTTACAG GAAGCTCCTCCCCCTCCTCGGCAACCTCTTGGGTGGATGAAGACGGTATTGCCAGGATATGTTTCCAGGATCAGGTGAAAATGGACGCTTGCCTGGGTAACGTGGATTGCATCGATGTGATGGAGAACTTGGAGTACATGGATCTGATCGAATGTAACGAGCTCTGGGACCCCTCGTCCGTTTACAGCCCTCAAGAAGATCAACAGGCGGTGGCGCAGCCACCTGAGGAAGATAGCTGCGGTTTGAGCTTCCTGCAAGGGAACAGCGAACTGGCGATGATCTTCTTCGAATGGCTGAAACAAAACAAGGATCACATCTCTGCAGAGGATATGAGAAGCATCAAACTGAAGCGCTCCACCGTTGAAAGCGCTTCCAAGCGTTTAGGAACCACTAAAGAAGGTAAGAAACAGCTTCTTAAACTCATCCTCGACTGGGTTGAGCAGTACCAACTGCACAAGAAGGCCCAATCTCCTTCCCATCCCAACCCCAGTTTCATCTACAATCCTCATCCAAACACAACCCAATGGATGCAGCCGGAGGTGGACCCAATGCACGGGGTTGTCAATGGAATCCCATGCCAATATCCTCAGGTAATCGAGCAAGCTCCGTCATGGTCGCTCTCGCAGAGTTTGTACGGTAATCCCTATGTGATGCACGGTTCAAATGGGGAAAGGTCGATGAGACTCGGCTCTTCTGCAACTAGAGAGGCCAGGAAGATGAGAATGGCCCGCCAACAGCGCTCCTTGTATTCACACCAAAGCCATCGCTTGAATCAACTGCAAAACCGACTGAATGATCCTCGCCTTGGTGATGACGGTGCTTCTCCGGGGGATTTGGGGTACTGGTCTTTGGATGCCTCTTCCCGGATGGCCGCAGCAACGCAACCTAATTCCAACAGGCAACCGCAGCGGCAGGCAGCAGCAGCTGTCTCTGCTTCTAATAGGCAGCAACAACAG GGTTGGAAGACTGAAAAGAACTTGAAGTGTTTGCTGCAGAAAGTGTTGAAGCAAAGTGATGTTGGCAACTTGGGAAGAATTGTGTTGCCAAAA AAAGAGGCTGAAAGCCATCTCCCAGAACTGGAAACAAGAGATGGGATTTCCATTGCCATGGAAGATATTGGAACTTCTCGTGTTTGGAATATGCGATATAG GTTTTGGTCTAATAACAAAAGCAGAATGTACCTTCTTGAGAACACAG GGGATTTTGTGAGGGTCAATGAACTTCAAGAAGGAGATTTCATTGTCATCTACTCGGATACGAAATGTGGCAAATAT ATGATACGAGGAGTGAAAGTGCAACAGCCGGGTGGAAAATTGGAGGCCAAGAAGCCGGCAAGGAGAAACATACGCAGCTTATCCTCGCTTGCTGGTAACAGCTCCTCACTTGCACCAATCAGACAAACGGTAAGATGA